The DNA sequence GGCCTTTCAGGAACTGATGTCCTTAAATTCGGTGGCGCATCAAGTGAGAAACCAGGCATCTCCGAGGGTTTCCATGGCCTGGACTTCACTGTTGGGGAAGTGCCACGTGATGGCACGGAATTTCTTGATGATGTTGGAGCTGGCTTTGAAACTGAAGAAGATGATTTAATTGAAGGAGCAGATACATTGGCTGTACTCAATGGTGTGGATGGTCGCCTAGTGGGTGTTGCCGCCCTTGATGTGGACTTGGATGGAGTTAAAGTAGGTCTGGCAGTTGGAGTTGAAGATCTTGATGTAGATCTGGATAAAGGTGTAGAGGATCGTGCTTGTACTGCGGGCTTAGCTGCAGGAACTGTGGACTTATTTGCAGGTAGCGTTGACTTAGCTGCAGGAACTGTGGGCTTAGTAATAGAAACTGAGGGCCTAGTTGAAGACAAGGTCGCTCTTGATGTAGGTGTTGAGGATCTTGAAGGTTTCGATGTCGTGGTCAATATGGGACGCCCGGTTGGTGTTGCAGGTCTTGATCCTGGACCCCCTGACGATGAAGGCCTGCGAGTCCCAGCACTAGAATTGTTCAACCCAGGGGAAGAAGCTGCTGGTTTAGATATTAAGTTGCTCCTTGTAGTAGGCTCTGGCTGTAGGTTTGCTAACTACAAAAAGCACAAAGGAATGACTTCCCATATTGGCATCATGAATTCAAGCATAATGTTAACCTCGAAATACTAAATACCGAAATGCCATTAAAATTGCCTCATGGCCATTGAATTTCAAAGACTTTagatatatttgagaaaaaacatcattattTCAGGGGGGAACTACAACAATCTTTAActtcaacataattttttttttataagtatcaaCTTCAAACGAAACTAAGGTCTTAAAATAGCTTAATATTCCTAAAACTGTGAAATTTTCAATTCAAGTAATCGAAAGAACACTGTCAgacaagatatatattttttgataataacaGTAGACAAGCAATATTTGAATTGGTACCAAGAGTTTGAATGTTCAGATAAATGCACATGTGAAATTCAGAACCTCAAACAGCCATCATTCACTGAGGACAGAAGTGTATAAACTATGAAACTTTTATAACTGCTTACCCTAGACTTCAGCACAGTGGGGCGAGCCTTTGGGGTACCAAGCTGACTCATTATTGTCTTTTGGGATCCCACCTCCAATGAAGGAAATAGAGGTGTTCCAGGAGGGGTTAGAAGcctgaaaatagaagaaaactcTATTGATATTGGCTAAAATAACACTCATTGACACCTAGTTacatatatgtaaaaaataaataaataacatcacAGTATGACATTACAAAATTTCTATGGcagaaaaactaaaacaaattttctttttgaggaTCACAAGATTTTTTTCATTCTGACGATAGAAGTTAGAACCTTTGAAAATGTCTTTCAATCAAATCCACAATGTATCCACTTCCATCACCTACACATAAATATCAATAACTACAAAAAATGTTCTCTTCTTCCACGTAGGTTTCTCTAATGTATGCTTACCGTGTACTTAGTGGCACCTCTTGctcattaataaaaattgtcctacgtatctttttttttttattggcaccgtgTGTCTAGgaacagcatcccgactaatcccgggggtgcacatgcccttggcaaggagtttcccacaagtgcaccttaggtaattcaaaggaaaaaattaaaatcccccagtccgatggcccctggagattgtttgcatccaagGGGATTTGAGCCTTAGACCTAGGGGAAGCATACCCCCAAACCCaaagcctttaccacttgagccaacccctaaggGTTGATTGTCCTACATATCAAAcaagtttcttttcttcttcatttggtTTGGGGGATGTAGATCCTTTATTTTTacaaggaaaaaattatttggaacTACATCCCATAATTCAAGTTAATACTGCTTCTGAAACGTCAAACCAAGAGTAAGACCCAGTGAAATTGCGATGACAAGTGGGATGACAAAAATCTAGCCCTAACTGAAACTATGTTAATTTGCACAAGGAAgacttaagaaaaattatttgctCTCTGGAATCAATCTCAGCTAGTGATGACTAGAACCCACATGAGAAAACGGAAACTCAACTAAAATTAGCAAACCTTACAATACGAATGTAAAAGGAAATAAGCACATTACCAATCatagtcatttttatcattgtcAGAATTGAGGAAATCGTCAGTACTGGTCTTGCGTGGTGGCGCCAGCGCCGCCATCGAGgatgaaatattaaatattggaGAAGTTCCGGGTTTTGATCCTGCAATAGGAACGACACCGAATTACAAACACGATATCAATCATCAAGACGAATTGCTCTTGCTGCATATATCAAAAGTTCACACAACTGCAAATATAGACCACGTTAGCAGCCTAATTGAAGAAGAATACAAACCCAGTAGAGAACCATAGCAAAACCTATCTTTTATGTAATTCGACGTTTTATGAATAGCATCGACATGAGAACGATCACGATACATTTTGTACACTTTTAAAGCCCTCAGAAGCGCAAAATTTCCCAACAAAACTTGAAGAAATCTGTACCTAAAGGCGCATCGAAGTCTTCGGAGTTGTTTAGAAGGTCATTCCGTTCCTTCTCGCGCTTCTTCATCTCAAGGAACAGTGCGAGCTCCTCTTCCTTCTCATTCATCCTCGAGGCCCTAAGACCTCCCAACTGCTGCTGTCTCTGCCTCATCGCCGCTTGCATTTGCGATTCCTGAGCCCTAAAACTCCGATTCATCGCTAAAACCCTAGCTCACGACCCCCCcgaaattagaaacaaaaaaaaattcagatcaAAGCAAAGAAAGCCCCAAATCCCTAAGCGAAAACCTACTTAGCCTATCATTCCCGCCGCTAACCGCCGCAGAAACTTCTACAACACCAAACACTTTCTTTAAACCACAAGCAGCAAGAATTAGATCTGAAACCCAAAGCGCAATCTACACATTTTATAAGACTTTGTCCGAACAAGAACTTTGACCTCATCCAATGCCAGGGACTTGTCAAAAAGATTGAGAGCTTGAGAGAGAGTATCTTCAGCTTACGAAAACCTCCATCGTAGCGGAGTGAAGCTGAAACCTAGAGGaggtagagattgagtttgaagGAACCGTCAATGAAGCTGAACGAAGCCGAGGACAGATGTCTGAGATTTCacagtagagagagaaagaggagaaGTGGCATTAAATGGTAAATAGGTGGGGTTTGGAGTCcgaaaaggagaaaagaaagggGCTTGGACCTACAGCTCTCGTGGTTTCTATCACTTAAAGCCTACGTTTTCAGGTTGGGCATTTGGTTGGGCAGGTAATGACGATAATACCCTGTCCTACTACTCCTGTTTTTCTTTCGTCGAAGCtccttttgaattttgaaacgGTGTATTGCAGTTTTACCCCTAATTTATTCTATAATTCTGTTTGATAcgctttttcagtttttttcttaacaaactttattatttaataacaaGAAGTCTGAAGAAGACTTGCAAAGGGCGTTGGTAGAAGCTATGCAACAGCTAAACTGGAGCAAAAGGCCCAATACAATAAAGCCGAATTAGGCCGAAGACCCACGATGATAAAATGGCCCAAAACTAAAAGCAAGATGAATATGCCTTTCTTGCATAAGAGAGAGGTTGAACCTCAGCTGAAACGACGGTGGTTGGTGTCTGCTCAAGACGACTATGAAAAGTGTTAGAAGCATATGTAATCAACATATAGATAATAGATCTCTCTAAAGGCTGATTGTTGCATGGGGTCGGTCTCAAGCTGAGGGACATAAAGAGGGTGAGCGACCAGTAAGATGATGTCAAGACAAGCTCGAGTCCTCGGCCATCGTGGGATCGTTCACATGTAGCCTCCTCTACGAGTAAAAAACCAAGCCGACCAGGGGAGATACCTACAATTGCTGTGTGTATCCCCATTCCCCCCTTAGGTTGTCTCTCTCTACGACCATCGTGTGTGCAacttttgatatgatttttattggaacgatgttatatatagttatgaagTGTGTAAGCGTCGTGTAGTCGTtgtaaaaaatagtgagatccactataaaaaaattaattaatttttttacgtggatctcgtatttattcatttttttaaaataattacacgatacTTGCGCACttacgactgtaactatcatttttttttactctgatataaaattattaaaagtaatattaaataaaattatagaatgtgtaaatttagcgtttttttttttttttaaataattaaatctaatatgcacatgaaaaattatttttctaataataaatcctacatttaaaaaaaaatgtaccaGACTTACTCTATTATTTAGCACTATTGAAAGTGTCCGTTTGGACACGGAggttatttcatcttattttaattaataattttattattatttataaatcatctcaattcatctaatctcatatcattattCAAGCATGTTCTAAAATTGAGATATAtagattgtataaaaaattttaaatataagtcTCATACTCttacacaccacttaaaaatatattattttatttttatattttcgtaaaatatgaggataaaaattaaaattatatatattttaaatgtcagTACTTCTGTGTGTAACGACTCTGATTGTATTATACACTTTTTCTATGCATCCGCAAGTTGCGTATTAATTTTGCTGACGTGGGTGTGGAGACTGGAGAGTAATATTTTTACAGGGAAAATAACAACGGTAAACAAGGGTGCGATCGAATCTCAGATTACTTTTGCTGGGAGTCTGGGACACAGAATTTTGACAGAAACGAAGGGTCTAGTGGTGTTCGCCGAAGTCGTTTAGTGGCGGGGAATATGAGGAGCGATGGTTGCAGTAGCAGTAGCGGCTTTAGCAGTAGCAGAGGGGAAAGCATTGTGGCAGACTACGGAAGGCACAAAAGCTCTTGCGGCTATTGCAGACGCCCCGGTCGCACCAGCATGTCTCATGGTCCgtctttctttctatttattaattattgttatttattgtataatatatatatgttgaattgtTAGTTTAAGATTTGGTTGTGATTGAACAAACTGTTTATTCTTAGTTATTATTCTGTGTTCATCAGGGGTTTATTCCTTTGTTAATTGGGAAATGATGCGTTTGTTGAATTTTGGACGAATCTTTATTTAGTTTCTATGCGTGAAAGTGCGTACGCTTGTGAGGACTTATTGATATGTTAATTTTGCTCAACTAAGGTGGTTACTATGAGTATTTGCAAATTCACCCGAAAGAATTGAGCTTCGTGAGCATTCCTCGTCCATTGATCATTCTTTGACATAATATTGGAAAAAACTGGATCAGAGAGGCGTCTGTTGTTGACAATTTAGCACAGGCAGTGACTCATGCAAAGGCGCTCATATTATGTAATATTGAGATATTGAAGACAAAAGATCGTTTGTTCATATTGAATAGGGGTTGTCCGTAAAAAAATAGTTTCCCATTTggattttgaaaagtgaatagACTAGTTTTTGCACCCACACACATTTTCAAACATACATGCGTGCTTGTGCACTTGTGTTGTACACACATACATGTTTATTTCACCATTCTTTGTCTAAAACAAACACGAGCAAGGTAAAAGGCTTCTCatttagttttttcttcttgtttctcttttcttttgcagGTTTGTGGGCGAATAGAATCACGGTTGATGACTACCAAGGTGGAAGCAGCTTCTTGCTCTATGTTGCAAAGCAAACACTTGTTATTTGCATGCAGATATCAGTCAGTTGATTATTGTTCCAGAAAAGGATCACATTTTTTCATTGTTACCCAACATCAAACTTTGAAGTGGCATGACCTTGCGGTGCCATCGGGAATTTTGTGGTTGTCTCACTAGTCTACActatatgtgatatataatgGTGCCATGGCAATTGTAGTGTTACGTCTATCTATGAAGTCTTCCCCCAATCCCTGGATGCCCCGGTAATACCATTGAGGGCCATCATTTATCTCCTTGAATGAGAATAATGTGGGTCTAGAGAAAAAACttagttatttttgttatgttacagattttatgtttaaaaaatttccATGATGTCCGTGCCTAATTAAATAGGATATTTAGTGTGAGTAATGACATTGTGATAAGTGCCTCTAGAGCGTACAGATGAATATTGTGATATTGCAATGCATAAcaaagattttcttttatcattgtcATCACATATGTCGGGGTTAAATGGTTATTTTCTCTTCTGTTTTCTGGTTTGCTGGCTCTCATTGTTTTGTAACTGTAATAAGATATCCATTACTTCAAGTTTTCAACACTTCTACTAGTTATGATTATGTCTTGACTGCCCTTTAATAAATCTATTAGCCCTTTGGTAGATCTTCTTGACCAAGGTTGGAGGAGATCTGGCTCATTTCTCTACAAACCTGACATGGAAACAACATGCTGCCTTTCTTACAGTATTCGTTTGCGGGCGactgatttttttccttctaaagaGCAACTCCGGGTGTCTAGACGAATGCAAAGGTAACCTAAGTTTTTGTATGTTTAGTCATTTGCAACTCATATTCTTTTATTAGCTTATACTTTATTATTTACTAGCTTTTATACTATGCTCTAACTGAAGATATTgtcattaatttaatattatctcTACTAGAAAATTTGAGCTATCCTGATTGTTGAGCATCCATAATGACTTAAAGAGTTGAAAGGGGTGTATTTTGACCTTTATTAGAGGATCAAACTTCGGAAGTTAAGATGATCTCATCTAATGAGTATTTTCTTCCTACtaatatgtcaaatattttctcacttATTTCTCAGATTAGACCAtgggttttcttttctatttggGTTTTCCTAGGGATTTTAGTAGATTGCGATAGCTGGTGACATCCTCCTTCAATATCAGAAAACTGATTTGCTTGATGTTGCTAGTTAGCTCTTATTTGTAGGCACAACTTATCTTATTCTGAATTTTGTTCTGTATAGGGTACTGACAGCCTGTCATGCCTAGGTTTTTAGATGGCACATTGGATATTCAGAAACCAATTAACCTAATAGATGATCCACCTTCTAAGGATACATCATGCTGTGTAGGTAATGAAGTTTCAAGCTCGTCCACAAAGGAATTGTTGTCCAGTAACAATGAGACGAATAACAAAGCAGAACAACTACTGAATTATTTGTCTGACCAAATTGAAAATGCAATACTCACATTTAAGGAAAGTGGAGAATATCATTATGATATTCAATTGCCAAAAGCATCTGTCAAAGCGGTTGCACAAGCCAAAAGGAAGCTACTAATTAAAGGATCAGAAGATCTGCTGTACTACATGTGATAAACATCAGCCGAAACTATCAAGACACTCTGCAGAAGAAGATGAGTTGTCCCCAAAATATATTACAGAAAAACTGGCAAGTTCTTTAAGTCACCTGGCAGAAACTTATAATCTGTTAATCAAGGCTTGCAATGGacacataaatttttattctGCTAGCAAGAAATCTTCATCAGATGGAAGTGTTGAAATTCATTCAAGTTCTAAATCTGGAGCAGGTTGTGCAAGTAAAAAGTGATGCTTGAAGAAGAGCACCGAACAACCTCAGGGGAAAAGGCGGAGGCTTGAGATACTTTTGAAAAGATCCAATTTCGATCCAGAAGAATTTGCTTTATATAGGCAATATTAGATTAAAGTGCAAAATGATACACCAGATCATGTCACTGAAAGCTCATACCGAAGCTTTTTGGTCAACACTCCCTTAGTATTTGTTCCATCAATTGGTGATGGTATCATTCCTAATTGTGGCTTTGGTTCTTTCCATCAGCAATATGTGATTGATGGTAGGCTAGTTGTAGTTGGTGTAATAGATATCCTCCCTAGATGTTTGTCAAGTAAATACCTGTTCTGGGACCCAGACTTTGCCTTCCTATCACTAGGGAAGTACTCAGCCCTGCAAGAAATAGGTTGGGTCAGAGAAAATCAAGCCCATTGCCCTAGTCTTCAATATTACTATCTTGGCTATTATATTCATTCCTGCAGTAAGATGAGATATAAAGCAGCATATCTCCCATCCGAGCTTCTCTATCCTCTTCGTTACCAGTAAGTTCTATATCTATCAACTGTTTCCCTTCTCTACTTTATCTATCTTACAAAGTTATAACGCATCACCATTCATCCCCATCACTAGCTCTTAAGTTTTGGTTTGAGAAACTTCTGACATTCGTGAGTAAAACCAGAGTCAATGATCAAGACACACctgagagaaaaatatattgtatgtaaaattcctggagattacttataaaaaaatacaagaaatttgTAATAGAGAATATTTACCTAGAGATTTGAGAACGTGGTTGCACCATCCAGATATTGTTTCCCAccatcaaaacaaacaaacaaaacaaggaTAAAACAATTTACTTCCCACCTTTCAGATCTCAAAAGTGGATCTGTTTTGCTGCATTTAGTCCTAATCACTTTTTGCTTGTCTATGTGGCGTTCAAAGTTTTAGGTTATGTTTAGATACTGAGGTAGTTCCATACATTAGACTATACTCAGCATCCAAGCGCACACAAGTATGCCCCATATGAAGTGATCTCAAGTGGGTCATGTGTTTTTTCGTCATTGTTTATTGAGAAGACGAATCATTGATGTGactcactactttttcaacttcccataattATTCCATCCCTACTACaacaaaccaatcattgatggacCGACGCTCTTACACGAAACTCATTcaaacatcttaactcactactatttacagataaaCTCAGATCATCTGAGATACTCTTAGCATATTCTTGGCTTACAAAACTGAAAGCTTGTTTCTAGATGGGTCCCCTTTGATATTGCCGGGCCTTTGCTTGACAGAAAGCCATATATAGTCTTATCAGATTTTGAGATCTTACAAAATGGAGAATCCTCACCACCTCCCATTTCTCACAAGTCATGGAAACGCATCCTGTTGACATCCTTCACCAAGACTCGAATGATGTTTTTAaggatgaggaagaagaaatgattGATACTGGATATGAAAGCTCCGAGAATCAGTCCCGAAAAGCAGTGATCAGGCTTCAACTGAAATAGAACTTGGTGACAACTGTAATATTTTAATTGGGCCAAATAAATCTCATATGAGATACAATCATACATACAAGGTATGCATTGTCAACCTGGTGCATTGATGACTCTACAGCATCttattattctcattttgaCTGAAGTTTAATTAGGCAGCTCatatcatatttactcattttgaAGTAATAATGATTGTTTCCGTTTGGATTTAATAGAGGAAAAAATAGGAGTAACAACCAAAGAATAAGTCAAGGGAAAAATAATCTAGTCGTCTGATCACAAATTCTCACTAATAGAAGGCCGCTCCAACactaataatgaaatagttatAGGGAACTAAAAACTGCGTCCAATGGAAGAAATTACTAACCAGTCGAATTATGTTTCTTAATTCTCCGTGCTTTTACTCACTCTATGGCATTGTTTCTCTACTGAAGGATATACGACAAGCGTTTGGTCCCGCTGAAAGGAGTTACTTGGAGTTACAGTTGCGTAGATACATGAATGTTGTGGGTGCAGAGCTGTTTGAGCGAATGGtctattcactttttttttttgctcaaaccaaccatatatataaatcaaaaggGAGAACAAAGTTATACAGTTATAGAATAAATACAGAACATAAAGAAGATCTCTGTGGGGTCAAATCTAGTATGAGTCCAATAGAGAGAATCATGAGTGACAGGATCCTGGTACTGATTAATGAGTTAGCAACCCTTTGAGCAAGTTCATGTGCCTTATGGTTGGCATTTCTGGAAACATGTAGAGATCTTCAGTCCATGAATTGACTGAGTTGGTGTCGACAATCCTCAATGATGTTTTGGATAGACCAATCAATGTCTTCATGGCTATCACTGATGGCTTTATGTACAAGTTGGGAGTCGCCTTCTAGGAAAATAAATTGAGCTTTGAGAGCCAAAGTTTCCTGGATTGCCAGTAATGCTGCTTGAGCTTCACCATAGAGAGGGGTGGATGCTTTTTGCCCATGATTTAAGAATTTCTCCTTTTGAGTTGCTACATATGCCTGCAATAATAGTGAATTTTTCTCAGATAGCTGCATCATAATTAACCTTCATGAAGCCGATGGGAGGGGCTGACCAAGCTGCATCATAATGCTTGATTGGGCTGACCAAGAATGGTCTATTCACTTGtttgatttgattattttgaaaagatCACTCCctcaaatttttatctcaagCAAGGGATGTATGTTCAAAGTAGAAgcggcttcgtttggttactaaacctctctcaactcatttcaactcattattacaacttttttcaaatctcaatacaaaatataataaataattcaactttttcaaatcccaaaataataataatattcaaaaataatattctaacaatattttatcatctcaactcaatttaactcaactcaattcaacatccaaacgcaaccttagttAGCTGCCCATGTTCTCTGTTGATCATACTAGGGGGAGGTCGAAAGCGAGATGTGTTGTAGTTTAACTTTTACTTCGATTGGGGATTGGTTTGTTTGCTCAATCGTCCAATGTCCAATAATGAAGTA is a window from the Juglans regia cultivar Chandler chromosome 7, Walnut 2.0, whole genome shotgun sequence genome containing:
- the LOC108991887 gene encoding flocculation protein FLO11-like, which encodes MNRSFRAQESQMQAAMRQRQQQLGGLRASRMNEKEEELALFLEMKKREKERNDLLNNSEDFDAPLGSKPGTSPIFNISSSMAALAPPRKTSTDDFLNSDNDKNDYDWLLTPPGTPLFPSLEVGSQKTIMSQLGTPKARPTVLKSRLANLQPEPTTRSNLISKPAASSPGLNNSSAGTRRPSSSGGPGSRPATPTGRPILTTTSKPSRSSTPTSRATLSSTRPSVSITKPTVPAAKSTLPANKSTVPAAKPAVQARSSTPLSRSTSRSSTPTARPTLTPSKSTSRAATPTRRPSTPLSTANVSAPSIKSSSSVSKPAPTSSRNSVPSRGTSPTVKSRPWKPSEMPGFSLDAPPNLRTSVPERPLSATRGRPGQPSSRSSSIEPGSNGRPRRQSCSPSRGRVPTKHASGGSVPAVNRGYSKVNDNVSPVLIGTKMVERVINMRKLAPPKQDDKHSPCGNLSGKSSSSPDSSGFGRTLSKKSLDMAIRHMDIRRSIPGNLRPLMTNIPASSMYSVRSGPSRSRAISVSDSPLATSSNASSEVSVNNNGLCLDGSELEDEIGSERGGRSPACVRGR